CTGTTCGTAATACTCGAGGACCTAATAACGTTTCTTCAAAGTTAAATTGTTCTGTCATGCTAATTTCATCCGCAGATAAACCGCCTTCAGGACCAATTAACAAACGCACGCCATTTTTAGGCTCGGGTAAGGTATTAATGCTGTATTTTGCGCGTGGGTGCAGGTTCAATTTGAGTTCTGTTGTTTCTTCTGCCGCCCAGTCTTTTAACTGTTTTGGTGCTAGTACTTGCGGCACGTAATTACGGCCACTTTGTTCGCACGCAGAAATGACAATTTTTTGCCATTGCTGTATTTTTTTCTCTAAACGTTCACCAGAGAGTTTCACACCACAACGTTCACTAAAGAGTGGCGTAATAGTTGTTACACCCAATTCGACAGATTTTTGGATAGTGAAATCCATTTTATCACCGCGTGAGATCGCTTGACCAAGGTGGATCTTAAGTGGTGATTCACTGTTAATATCTTGGAATTCGTCAATCTGAACTGTCACTGATTTTTTAGTTGTTTGTTCAATTGTGGCTTGGTATTGGCCACCTTTACCGTTAAATAAAGTTAGCGTATCACCTGTAGTCATACGTAACACACGACCAACGTGGCCTGCGCCGTCTGGTGATAATTCAAAGCTAGAACCCACGATTAGTTCGCCGGATTCGAAGATGCGAGGATGACGCATGCTGTGTACCTTTATTTAAATATGTAGTTAATAAAATGATTATACCCACTTTTTTAATTTGCTGATGAAATTTATCTGTTAAGAAATAAAAAAGTTGTTTGGTGCGGTAATAAGCCAAGGTGATCTTAGTCTCATTACTGGCATTGTCAGATTCATCCTAAGGTTAAAAATTGATCCTTTGTTCGTTTAAGCACGGTCGATGCATACTCATTATCTTGAAACGAATAAGTTATTTAAGCGTGCAAGTGACAAGCTTAAGCGTCCTATAGCAGCACTGCTATAGACGGTATTTTACTGTTTAGTTAAGGCATATGATGAATAAGACCCGGAACATACAATTAATAAATGAATTTCCATTGTTGGAATCGCTGATAGATCTTAAACCACTGAGCTGGTTTAATTCTAAAGTGACAAGCTATGCTGAAGCCTTACCTTATGTTGGTTTAACTGCTGTAGATGTGCAGGAGGCGAGTGAACGTTTGCTGCGTTTTGCTCCTTTCTTTTGTCAGGCATTTCCTGAAACACAGTTGAGTAACGGTATTATTGAATCACCGGTGCAGACGATTCCGGCGATGCAAGCGGCGCTGAGTAATTACTATCAGACATCATTACCAGGTCGGATGATGATCAAGTTAGACTCTCAATTACCGATATCGGGGTCAATTAAAGCAAGGGGTGGTATTTATGAGATTCTGCAGCATGCCGAAAAACTGGCAATTTCAGCTGGTCTACTTCGTTTAGAAGATGATTATAGTAAAATTAATTCAGCACAATTTAAGGCATTTTTCAGCCAGTATAAAATTGCTGTTGGCTCAACCGGAAACTTAGGTTTATCTATTGGTATTATAGGTGCCAGCTTCGGGTTTCAGGTCAGTGTGCATATGTCTGCGGATGCGCGGCAGTGGAAAAAGGACCGCCTGCGAAGTCATGGCGTCAATGTTATTGAATATGAATCTGACTACAGTGTAGCGGTCGAACGCGGACGTGAAGAAGCGTTACAAGATCCGTTCTGTCATTTTGTTGATGATGAAAACTCTACGTCGTTGTTCTTGGGTTATGCGGTTGCCGGAGAGCGGTTAAAGCAACAGTTTATTGAGCAAAAAATTATTGTTGATGCTGAGCATCCGCTCTTTGTTTATCTGCCTTGTGGTGTGGGTGGTGGCCCAGGCGGCGTTGCTTTTGGTCTTAAGCTGGCTTTTGGCGACAGTGTACATTGTATATTTGCCGAACCGACGCATTCGCCGTGTATGCTACTCGGTGTTTATACTGGACTGCATGACCAGATCTCGGTTCAAGATCTCGGTATTGATAATATCACTGCAGCTGACGGCCTTGCTGTTGGACGTGCTTCGGGTTTTATTGGTAAAGCAATGGAGCGGATGTTAGATGGCTATATTACATTAACAGATGCTGACATGTATCAGTTATTAGAGATGATCCATGATACTGAGCAACTTAAGCTCGAACCTTCTGCGTTGGCTGGTATGCCGGGTATTATGCATGTGGTCACCAATTCAGATTATCTTGAGCGGATGAAACTTAGTGATAGTTTGGCGAATGCAACGCATTTGGTGTGGGCAACTGGCGGCGGTATGGTGCCAGAGCAGGAAATGACAGCCTACTTACAGCAAGCTAAACATTGATCCTTCGCTTACCCTACGGGAGGCTCGCTCGAATAACGGTACTGCGTTACAATATTTGAAAGTGAGATTTTAAAAATGGAATACCATTATCTGCATATTGTGCCTTGTTCTGATATCCCAGCGAGTCTCGATATAGCATCTTGAAGGAGTTTGGGTATTAAGTTATGGAATTAACATTCGGCAATCATAAACAATTTAGCGGTAGCCAATTAGCTAATCTAGATACCTTTGTCAAAGCAGCGCAGTATGGTTCATTTACGCAAGCGGCAGAGGTCCTTTTTCTCACTCCCAGCGCGGTCAGTCATCGTATTGCCAAGCTGGAGCAAGAACTCGGTTTTAAGTTGTTTCATCGTCTGCATAAACAGCTGAAATTGACGGGGGAGGGCGCGAGGTTATGCCGTAGTTGTGAGCGGTTGTTTAATTCACTGGATGAAGAGTTAAATGATATTCGCAGCAATGAGTTATCAGGTCGTCTGACAATTTACGCCCGTCCTTCTATTTCACTGTGTTGGCTGGTGCCTCGGATACATGATTTTCATCGTCAATATCCGGCTATTCAGTTGGATATTCTTACCGGTAATGACGATATTAATTTTCATACTCAATTTATCGATGTGGCACTGTATTATACATCAGGTCCCTTTCCTGGATTATCGAATATCGAATTGATGTCAGAGGAGGTTACGCCCGTCTGTTCTCCTGCTTATGCCGAGTTACACGACCTTGTTGATAACCCTGAAAATATTCGCAACTGTAGTTTATTACATGATTGTAAGGCGTGGCCACAAGCCACTTATAATGCGGAATGGCTAGAATGGACTGAGCGCCATCAGATAAATGAAGTGAATTATAATCGGGGTTTGAGTTTTGACCGTTCTGATTTGGCGATGGTCGCCGCGATTAATCATGCAGGCTTGGCAATTGGACGTAAACGACTGGTAGATAAACATTTACGTAGTGGTGAATTAATTGCGCCCTTTCCGGCACTCATTAGTCCTGCAACATATCAATACCATGCCGTATATAGCGCAGATATTACGCCTAACCCGAGAGTGAAGGTGTTATTAGACTGGTTACAGCAGCAAGCTGAACAATAGCCGTGTTCTTAAATATGCAAAAGAAGTGGTATCACCTGCATTTTATTAACGGGTGATACCAGTTCAGAGTCGCCGTATTAATGCGGTTATTAGCGCAGAATAACCCCTTTATTTAAGTCGATAAGTTTACTCAACACCTTGTCACCATCCATACGAATACCATTGTGCTCGAACTCTGAGGTTAACCAGTATTTAAGGTGGTTCACGCGGGCGACCGTTTCCAGACTGTATTGCATGTCGACATACATATCTTCGCTATAAATTGCAGCCGCAACCGGTACTTGGTTGTTTTTAAGTACCTCTAGATCGTAAAGATCTGACCAATCCTCTTTTTCAGCTAACTGTTGCGCCGCTTCTTGCAATGGTTTCAAGTTACTAAATTGCTCGAACATCCACGGATAAATCATTTCACCAGTGAATAAGAAGGACTGGCCTGCTTGATAATTAAATTCAGCATAGTCTGCACGAACACGATGGGCAGCCCAGTTTGATGCTTGTTGCTGGCAATAGATAGACTCATGCAGTAAGGCAAAAATTGGGTTGGTATTGTAATCAAGGAACTGACAGAACTGTGCTAAAAATAAAGGATTAACTTGGGTGCCTTTTTGCGTAGTGATAAGCGCTTGTTCAAGTAGGTAATAAACCGCTTCAGGGCCTTCTTCCATACCTAGGTTAACGCCAAGTAGTTGTAGCATTTCAACTGTTAGCTTTTCACCTGTCGCAAGGTAAGTATCGTGCTCGGTAATGTGTGTTGCTAATGCAGCTACAAGGTCTTGCGCATCGCTAAAACGTGTAAAGAAGTCGTTATTTTTCGCCTGTACGCGTTTATAGGTGGCTTGATACACCTCATCGGCAGGGCGTGTCAGTGATGGTAATCCACCAGTGATGAAAGCTTGTGTTAATCCTTCTGGCGCAGCGGTTAAATAACGTAATACACAGAAGCCACCAAAACTTTGGCCGATGATGCTCCAGGTATTAAACGGTGATAATTGTGCTCGGATCGCTTCGGCATCACGGACAATATTATCCGCACGTAAATGACTTAGGTAGTCCGCTTGTTCACTGGCAGTTAAGTGATTAAGACTTACCGAACTGATTGGTGAAGATAGCCCAGTGCCACGCTGGTCGAGTAATAATACGCGGTATTCTTGTAATGCGCGCTTGATCCAGCCGCCATTCGCCATAGGACGTACCGCACCAAACCCTGGACCACCTTGAAAATAGACCAAATATGGCAGGTCTTGATCTTGTTTATCTGGAGCAACAAGTTCACGTACAAATACGTCAATCGTGTCACCGTCAGGTTTGTTGTAATCAAGTGGCAAGGTGAATGTATGCTTTTGTGCAACTAAGCCGCTTAATGTGAGATCAATTTTCATGGCAATCCTTTGTTAGCAATAAGGTAATGATATAGGGTATTGTAACCTTAAATTAGCGTTATGCATTAGCAGCGACATGTCGTTTATGTACTTTGTAGCGTATTTGGGCGATGAGTAGCATTGAAAACGAAACAATCGCAAGGATTTCTAATCCTGAAAATTGTGCGATGCCTAATGCCGTTAAAAATGTCATACAAAGTACAGGAATAGATGGCATAAATTGCGCTGTGACAGCCGCTCCTAATTTTTTTATAGCGACTTGCATTAGAAATAATGGAATAACACTACCTGTGATAGCTGCTCCGGATAGCATTAACCATTCGTTGCTGTTAAGTATTAATGTATTGGGTTGCAGTAAAGCATAGCCCCCACAAATTAAGATCACGAGGTAAAATCGCACCGATAAAATTTGCGAGGGTGTTAATCCTGTTTTTCGATGAAAGTATTCTGAACGGAGCATGTATAGTGCTGCAGAAAAGCATGATATTAACGCATAACTAATACCTTGAGTGTTCGCTATCATTGTTTGATCTGATATGTAGCCAGCGATAAAAATGGCACTTAAGCAGGATACTAAATTAAAGGTATAACTGGATTTATTATTTGCAAATAATCGCCACTGCAATGCGTTATTAAAAAATGGCAGACAGCCAAAAAAGATAATGCCATAAACTAAAGGAGAAACATAAGTCATCCCAACAAATGCGAGTAAGGTATTTGCCAATGTAGTGAGGTTTATCTGTAACAGGGTTAGTCGTTGTTGAAAACTTGCCACTATAATTGGGCGGAAATTATTGATATTTAACAGGATGAATATCAATGCAGTGAGGCTAAAGGTAATAAATGTCGAGGTTATAGGGTTGACAGTTTTAACTGCTTCGGCCATTAAAATAGATGACACAGATGAGATAATACAAAATATTATTATTTCTTTATATTTAAATAAAGCGTGTTTACTTAAATTATACTTCTCAAAATGTTGGAACATATCCCTTCTCCAATAAAGTTTGACAGCTTAATACCACTTAATTGATACTTATTGACCTAGCCTTCATCTTATATTAAAAAATAGAGAGTTAATGATGTTAAATTCATTACTATCAAGTGGATAACACTGGTGAAATATGATTTAAGTATGCGAGCAGTTATTTATTGATAAAATGAAGGGGAGTAAGAACCATGGATGAAGATTATAAAATAAGTGCTAATTTTGCAGATATGGATTTAGCAGTAATACACGAATTTATTTCGGGTACATATTGGGCAAAAGGAATTTCGATGAGTACTTTA
This Moritella sp. 5 DNA region includes the following protein-coding sequences:
- the rsmE gene encoding 16S rRNA (uracil(1498)-N(3))-methyltransferase, whose protein sequence is MRHPRIFESGELIVGSSFELSPDGAGHVGRVLRMTTGDTLTLFNGKGGQYQATIEQTTKKSVTVQIDEFQDINSESPLKIHLGQAISRGDKMDFTIQKSVELGVTTITPLFSERCGVKLSGERLEKKIQQWQKIVISACEQSGRNYVPQVLAPKQLKDWAAEETTELKLNLHPRAKYSINTLPEPKNGVRLLIGPEGGLSADEISMTEQFNFEETLLGPRVLRTETAALTAITALQCRFGDLG
- the dsdA gene encoding D-serine ammonia-lyase, with amino-acid sequence MNKTRNIQLINEFPLLESLIDLKPLSWFNSKVTSYAEALPYVGLTAVDVQEASERLLRFAPFFCQAFPETQLSNGIIESPVQTIPAMQAALSNYYQTSLPGRMMIKLDSQLPISGSIKARGGIYEILQHAEKLAISAGLLRLEDDYSKINSAQFKAFFSQYKIAVGSTGNLGLSIGIIGASFGFQVSVHMSADARQWKKDRLRSHGVNVIEYESDYSVAVERGREEALQDPFCHFVDDENSTSLFLGYAVAGERLKQQFIEQKIIVDAEHPLFVYLPCGVGGGPGGVAFGLKLAFGDSVHCIFAEPTHSPCMLLGVYTGLHDQISVQDLGIDNITAADGLAVGRASGFIGKAMERMLDGYITLTDADMYQLLEMIHDTEQLKLEPSALAGMPGIMHVVTNSDYLERMKLSDSLANATHLVWATGGGMVPEQEMTAYLQQAKH
- the dsdC gene encoding DNA-binding transcriptional regulator DsdC, producing the protein MELTFGNHKQFSGSQLANLDTFVKAAQYGSFTQAAEVLFLTPSAVSHRIAKLEQELGFKLFHRLHKQLKLTGEGARLCRSCERLFNSLDEELNDIRSNELSGRLTIYARPSISLCWLVPRIHDFHRQYPAIQLDILTGNDDINFHTQFIDVALYYTSGPFPGLSNIELMSEEVTPVCSPAYAELHDLVDNPENIRNCSLLHDCKAWPQATYNAEWLEWTERHQINEVNYNRGLSFDRSDLAMVAAINHAGLAIGRKRLVDKHLRSGELIAPFPALISPATYQYHAVYSADITPNPRVKVLLDWLQQQAEQ
- a CDS encoding alpha/beta fold hydrolase; translation: MKIDLTLSGLVAQKHTFTLPLDYNKPDGDTIDVFVRELVAPDKQDQDLPYLVYFQGGPGFGAVRPMANGGWIKRALQEYRVLLLDQRGTGLSSPISSVSLNHLTASEQADYLSHLRADNIVRDAEAIRAQLSPFNTWSIIGQSFGGFCVLRYLTAAPEGLTQAFITGGLPSLTRPADEVYQATYKRVQAKNNDFFTRFSDAQDLVAALATHITEHDTYLATGEKLTVEMLQLLGVNLGMEEGPEAVYYLLEQALITTQKGTQVNPLFLAQFCQFLDYNTNPIFALLHESIYCQQQASNWAAHRVRADYAEFNYQAGQSFLFTGEMIYPWMFEQFSNLKPLQEAAQQLAEKEDWSDLYDLEVLKNNQVPVAAAIYSEDMYVDMQYSLETVARVNHLKYWLTSEFEHNGIRMDGDKVLSKLIDLNKGVILR
- a CDS encoding DMT family transporter, giving the protein MFQHFEKYNLSKHALFKYKEIIIFCIISSVSSILMAEAVKTVNPITSTFITFSLTALIFILLNINNFRPIIVASFQQRLTLLQINLTTLANTLLAFVGMTYVSPLVYGIIFFGCLPFFNNALQWRLFANNKSSYTFNLVSCLSAIFIAGYISDQTMIANTQGISYALISCFSAALYMLRSEYFHRKTGLTPSQILSVRFYLVILICGGYALLQPNTLILNSNEWLMLSGAAITGSVIPLFLMQVAIKKLGAAVTAQFMPSIPVLCMTFLTALGIAQFSGLEILAIVSFSMLLIAQIRYKVHKRHVAANA